A DNA window from Suncus etruscus isolate mSunEtr1 chromosome 8, mSunEtr1.pri.cur, whole genome shotgun sequence contains the following coding sequences:
- the LOC126015695 gene encoding LOW QUALITY PROTEIN: RWD domain-containing protein 1-like (The sequence of the model RefSeq protein was modified relative to this genomic sequence to represent the inferred CDS: substituted 1 base at 1 genomic stop codon), with amino-acid sequence MTDYAEEQRNELEALESIYPDSFTVLSEHPPSFTITVASEAGENDETVQTTLKFTYSEKYPDEAPLYEIFSQENLEDNDVSGILKLLALQAEENLGMVMIFTLVTAVQEKLNEIVDQTKTRREEEKKQKEKEAEEAEKQLFHGTPVTIENFLSCKAKFDAELLEIKKKXMKEEEQAGKNKLSGKQLFETDHNLDTSDIQFLEDAGNSVKVDESLFQEMDNLELEDDDDDDPDYNSADPESDSTD; translated from the coding sequence ATGACAGATTACGCCGAGGAGCAGCGCAACGAGCTAGAGGCTCTGGAGTCCATCTACCCCGACTCCTTCACAGTATTATCAGAACATCCACCCAGCTTTACCATTACTGTGGCATCTGAAGCTGGAGAAAATGATGAAACTGTTCAGACTACCCTCAAATTTACATATAGTGAAAAATATCCAGATGAAGCCCCCCTTTATGAAATATTCTCCCAGGAAAATCTGGAAGATAATGATGTCTCaggcattttaaaattattagcatTGCAGGCAGAAGAAAATCTTGGTATGGTAATGATCTTTACCTTAGTGACAGCTGTGCAAGAAAAGTTAAATGAAATAGTAGATCAGACAAAAactagaagagaagaagaaaagaaacaaaaagaaaaagaagcagaagaagctGAAAAGCAACTTTTTCACGGCACTCCAGTTACAATTGAGAATTTCTTAAGTTGCAAGGCCAAATTTGATGCAGAACtcttagaaattaaaaagaaatgaatgaaagaagaagaacaagcaggaaaaaataaattaagtggaaAACAGCTATTTGAAACAGATCATAATCTTGACACATCTGATATCCAGTTCTTGGAGGATGCTGGAAACAGTGTGAAGGTAGATGAGTCTTTGTTCCAGGAAATGGATAACTTGGAGttggaagatgatgatgatgatgacccAGACTACAATTCAGCTGATCCAGAGAGTGATTCGACTGACTAA